TTTTTGGTATCCATTCCTTTAATTCCTGCTCAGAATAGAGGTAATCATAGCGTTCATAGGCCTGTTCATGCTGCCACCATTTTTCTTTATTTCGTCCGTGAAAACGGATGTAGCCTAAATTGGAAGTTGTCTCTGCCGTGGGACTAATCAAACCTCTTAAAGCAGGCTGATCTACAGCACAGAATCCCACTTGATTCTTTCTGAGAAAGTCAAATACCTCTTCTTTTATCCAGTAAGCATTGCGAAATTCAATAACTAAAGGAAACTCATTCATTTTTTCTTTTAGATAACAAAGATAGTCCCGATTATTTTTATTATAATGAAATGAATAGGGGAATTGAGCCAAAATGCAACCTAATTTACCATTATCCAAAAGCGGTTGCAGGGACGCTTTAAATTCCTGGAATATTTTCTGATTATTTTTTCGGATATGGGTCATTTCCCGGTTAGCCTTCACAGAAAATTTAAAATTATCCGGAACTTTTCGCTGCAAATGATAAAAAACAGCTGCTGGCGGAATACGGTAATAGGAGGAGTTAATCTCAGCAGTGTTAAAATATTTGGCATAAAAATTTAACATGTCTCCTTTTTTGATATTTTCCGGATAAAATTGACCAATCCAGTCCTGATAACTAAAACCCGATGTCCCAATATACAACATATTGCTTGCTTAATTCCTCCCGTTAAACCTGCGAATAACACCTGTAACTTTGCCCAGAATTACGATATCTTTTGTAATAATAGGTTTATATTCCGGATTAGAAGGTTTTAAAGTAATCTTGTCTTTGCTTTTGTAAAAACGCTTAACCGTTACTTCTTCCTGGTTAATCAGAGCAATAACAATATCTCCATTATCGGCATTATTTTGGGGTTTAATCATCACATAATCTCCGTCCAGAATGTGATCACCGATCATGCTGTTACCCTCGACCTGTACCAAAAAACTGTCTGAACTGCCGGCTAACTCTTCCGGCAGGGGAATAATTTCAGTGTACTCCTGTAGAGCAAGTACAGGATTCCCGGCAGCAGCTTTACCAACTAATGGAAAATTGCGGGTTTTTGGTGTCAATTTAATAGCCCTGTTTTTTTCTTTATCACGTTTGATGTAACCTTTTTTTTCAAGAATTTTCAGGTATTTAAAAGCAGTAGCAGAGGAGTTAACCTCCAACAGTTTGCATAATTCCCGGACTGTTGGAGGATAACCTGTTTTCTGGATATTAATACGAATTAACTGAAGGGCCTTTTTTTGTTTCCCGGTTAAATCTTCTTCACTATAATAAGTCATAAAAAATTCCTTGCTTATAAAAATTAAAAAAATTTGTTGTTATATTCAGGTAACTTTATTATAAAGCAAACATATGTTTCCGTCAAGATATAAATATTTCACTTTTTTAATTTGCTATCTGTTGTCAGCTGTAAAATAAATAATCAATAAACAGTATAGTACTATTGAATAGAAAAAGATCCCTGGACATTAATCGGGTGGATAAAATTGTCATACATGGGTGAAGCCTTTAGTGCCAGGTTATGAACTTTTTCTACTTCTTCTTCTGAATGTTTTGTATTAATCAAAATTTCATATTTAACATTTTTAAATCCGGGTCTTTTATTTTGTTGTTCATCTATCCAGCCACCTGGAACTATTTCGCCTTCAAGATTTACTTTTAAGCCATCTATGGTGACATTTAATCTATCTGCTGCATATAAACAGGCAAAAAGGAGACAACTGCCTAATGCCTGTAAAGATATTTCGGCAGGTTTTGGAGCAAGGTTAGTGCCATTTTCTTCTAAAGGTTTATCCATAAGCATAGTAAATCCCCGTGTTTCGCTTTCAAT
The window above is part of the Atribacterota bacterium genome. Proteins encoded here:
- a CDS encoding DUF72 domain-containing protein, with amino-acid sequence MLYIGTSGFSYQDWIGQFYPENIKKGDMLNFYAKYFNTAEINSSYYRIPPAAVFYHLQRKVPDNFKFSVKANREMTHIRKNNQKIFQEFKASLQPLLDNGKLGCILAQFPYSFHYNKNNRDYLCYLKEKMNEFPLVIEFRNAYWIKEEVFDFLRKNQVGFCAVDQPALRGLISPTAETTSNLGYIRFHGRNKEKWWQHEQAYERYDYLYSEQELKEWIPKIKQITSKTSDQYIFMNNHYKGKATKNALMLMKLLRQEVALIKKEISKQASRERKR
- the lexA gene encoding transcriptional repressor LexA, with the protein product MTYYSEEDLTGKQKKALQLIRINIQKTGYPPTVRELCKLLEVNSSATAFKYLKILEKKGYIKRDKEKNRAIKLTPKTRNFPLVGKAAAGNPVLALQEYTEIIPLPEELAGSSDSFLVQVEGNSMIGDHILDGDYVMIKPQNNADNGDIVIALINQEEVTVKRFYKSKDKITLKPSNPEYKPIITKDIVILGKVTGVIRRFNGRN
- a CDS encoding OsmC family protein; its protein translation is MSKIFKIQANWLKGTQIESETRGFTMLMDKPLEENGTNLAPKPAEISLQALGSCLLFACLYAADRLNVTIDGLKVNLEGEIVPGGWIDEQQNKRPGFKNVKYEILINTKHSEEEVEKVHNLALKASPMYDNFIHPINVQGSFSIQ